From the Chryseobacterium sp. G0201 genome, the window TTAAAGTTTGGAACAATAGTGAAAGAATTTCCGGCATTGACGATATGTTTGGCTACATAATCAGGTTCCATGATTAAAGATTCATTCAGTTGTAAACCTTCATTAATTTTTGTTCTGATATAACCAATCACTAAAGCATTGACTTTAATATTCCTAGAAGCTAATTCTTGTCTTAAGCCAGCTAAATAAGTTGTAAAAGCCGCTTTTGTACTTCCGTAAACAAAATTACTTTTTCGACCTCGAACGCCCGAAAGTGAAGACAGTCCGATAATTCGTTCTAAATTCTTATTGCTTTCGTCCATTGCAATAATATTCAGAATAGATACAGCTCCCATGTAATTCGTAATCATCATTTGTTGAGTTCCTTTGAAATCTTTCAAAGCTTTGTCATTATCTACTAAAAAACCTGCTGCATAAACCGCGATATGAGGTTTTATTGGAAGTTCATCATAGAATTTCTGATGTGAATCAAAATCTGCTGCATCAAAATATAAAACCGTTATTTTTGATTGGTCTAGATTATTGGAAACTATAAAATTTTCTAATGATTTTGTATTTCGGGAAGCTGCAATGATCGTACATCCTTTTGACAAATATTGTAAAATAGATTGCTTCGCAACATCGGAATTAGCACCTAGAATGAGAACGGTTTTGTTTGTGTTTTGATTCATGCGACAAAGATATTTTATTTTAAAATTTAAACACAAATTTCACAAATGTTTTCACTAATAATACAGATTCTTAGTCCATATTCTTAACACTATGTTTGTCATCCTGAAATGATCTAGCCATATATTACTTTTAAGAATTTAGATTCCTCTGGAATGACAAAATGAATAGATACCTTTATTATAAAAAGAATCGGCGCGGTGAGCTTTGCTCACCGCGCCGAAACGTAATATTTCAAAAACTAAAAATTACTTATTTTCAGTTTCGATTTCCTTTTTCTCAACTGGTTTATCAGTTGTTTTTACTGCTTTTTCTCCAAAACGAGTTTCTGTAAATTCTCTTGAAACAGCCGCTTTTTCGAATTTTAATTTTCCTGATAATGTTTCAATAACGAAACCATCATCCTGAACCTGAGCAATTCTTCCGTGAAGACCAGAGGTAAGAACTACTCTAGTTCCAACTTTTAAGTTTTCCTGGAAAGTTTTTTCTTTCTTTTGTTTTGCTTGTTGTGGTCTTATCATTAAGAAATAAAAACCTACAAACATCACCCCCATCATGATCAACATCATTGGAGACGAACCTCCCGCTGGAGCTGCTTGTAAAAAGATTGTTAATATACTCATTATATTATGGTTGAATATTAGCTGTAAATGTTAATTTAATTGGAGCTTTATCTACGTTCGCAAAAACATCTGCATACTTACTTACATTTCCATCAAAGCTTGAAGAGTCAAAATGCAATGTAATTTTTCCTTTTTTACCGGGCATAATTGGTTCTTTTGTGAAATCAGGTACTGTACATCCACATCCTGGCTTTACTTCAGAAATTACCAAAGGATTTTTTCCTGTATTTGTAATTTCATATACGTGCTCTACTTTATCTCCTTTTTTGATTTTTCCAAAATCGAAGCTGTTTTCAGAAAGAGCAATTGTTGTTAATGGCTGGTTAGATGGAGCCGGTGTTCCTGCTACCGCCGGAGTAGCCGTCGCTGCACCTTCCTGTACGTGAACTGCTGAAGAATCAGTTGGCGGCAAATTATTTGCAGCACTAGAATCTACTGCTACAGCATCTGATCCCTGAACTTCTTTGCTTTCTTTTTTACAAGAAACTAAACCAAAGCCTATAATAGACAAAGCGATAATTGATAACGTCTTTTTCATGTTAAATTCTATTTTGATCTTTACAATATTTATCTAAAATTCCGTTGATGAAGATATTGGATCTGTCTGTAGCAAATACTTTAGCGATCTCTATATATTCATTAATAATTACTCTTGAAGGGGTGAAGGCAAAATTATCAAGCTCAGAAATTGCTGTTGTTAAAATAACTTTGTCCATTAAAGAAACTCTATCCAAATCCCAGTTTTCCAATCTTTCACCTAACTTTTTCTCGTTGCTTTCCCAGTTGTTCAGTGTGTCTCTCAACAATTTACCTGCGAAATCTCTGTCTTCATCATCTTTCACCATTTTGATCAAAGTTCTACTTTCTTCATCTTCCTTTAGAAAACCAATCGTTTTTTGAACCATTGAATTAGCAATATGAATATCATCATACCAAGTTAATTCTTTATCCCCAAGATATTCATGAAAATCTTCATTTTCAGCGATGTATCTTAAAAATAATTTTCCAATAAATTTTTGATCTTCCTCAAAAGAATACCCATCTTCTTTCATGAAATCCTGATAACGCTTTCCTGCAGTAATTCTCTGGAAAGTTCTCACCAAAAGATCATCATGAAGATCCCACTTCAATTGTTTATGCTGACCAGTAAAAAATAATCTCTCAGGATTTTCTTCAATCTTAATTAATACTTGGTTGCTGATGAATTTTTGATTAGGATTGGTATTCGCATCGGTTTTGATGTATTTATTCTTACCGATTTCGATCTGATGTTCTGCAAGATCTTTCAATGCCACTAAAAAGTTTAGTTCATAGATATACAGATAATAGATTTTTTCTATTCCAGAGAACATGTTTTTCTCTAAAACATCAAATTTTATTGGATTTTGGTAGTAAGAATACACACTTTCTACTACTTTTTCACGGATTTGTCGTCGTCCTAACATTCAAAGAGCTTTTTATGGGTGCAAAGATACGAAATTTAAAATTTATGAAATTCGTAGTCTGCTTCTATTTTTGTAATTTTGCAAAACTTTATGAAAGCTTTAAAAACTCTAAACCCTTATTTTTGGAAACATAAAATATTATTGTTTTGGGGGTCGCTGTTTATCATTACCAGCAATTTTTTCAATATATACAAAGTTCAGTTTGTAGGAAAATCGGTTGATGAACTTACAAAAAACGGAAATTACGGCTTCAATAAGCAGATATTAATTTATGTTGCCATTATTGTCGGATGTTCCCTTCTTACCGGATTTTTCACCTTTATGATGAGACAAACTATTATTGTAGCATCAAGAAGGATTGAATATGAGCTGAAAAATAAAATCTACAGACATTATCAGGAATTATCTTTAACGGATTACAAACAAACGACTATTGGTGATTTAATGAACCGATTAAGTGAAGATGTTGTGGCTGTAAGAATGTATCTTGGACCTGGTGTGATGTACGTTGTGAACTTAATTATTCTATTAATTATCACAAGTATTTATATGCTGAAAACGGATGTATCAATGACTTTATGGACATTGTTGCCTCTTCCCATTTTATCATTTGCTATTTTCAAGGTAAGTTCTATTATTAATAAAAAGTCGAAGATTATGCAGAAAAGTCAGTCTGCAATTTCAACTTTTGTTCAGGATAGTTTTTCGGGAATCCGTGTTGTGAAGTTTTTTGCGAAAGAAAATTACATCAAGAAAAATTACAGCGTAAAAGTCACTGATTATCAAGACAAAGCTTTAGATTTAGCTAAAACCGAAGCATATTTCTTTACCATTATTTTATTCGTAATCGGTCTATTAAACGTTGCCATTATTTTAATTGGCGGTCAAAAATATATTGACGGACAATTAAGTATCGGTAAAATCGCCGATTTCTTCATGTATATCAACACATTGATATTTCCTTTCTCAATGGTTGGCTGGGTAACTTCTGTGAACCAAAGAGCTGAAGCTTCCATGCAAAGAATCAATGAATTTTTGGATAAAAAATCTGAAGTTATCAATACAAACTTCGAAAACTATCCTATTAAAGGAGATATTGAGTTCAGAAATGTGTCTTATGTTTACCCAAATACAGGAATTAAGGCGTTAGATAATTTAAGTTTTAAAATCGATGCCGGACAATCTCTCGCGATCATGGGTAAAACAGGAAGTGGAAAATCTACCATTGCCTTACTTCTTTGCCGATTAATTGATCCTACGGAAGGAGAAATTTTAATTGATGGTAAAAATCTTAAAGATCATAACTTAGACAATTACAGAAATTTTATAGGCTACATTCCGCAGGAAAGTTACTTGTTTTCAGATTCTATCGAGAGTAATATTGGGTTTGCAATAGACAATCCTTCCCACGATAAAGTCGTTGAATATGCCAAGATCGCAGATGTTGATAAAAACATCATCGACTTCAAAGATCAATATAAAACACTTGTTGGTGAGCGTGGTGTAATGCTTTCGGGAGGTCAGAAACAGCGTATTTGTATCGCTAGAGCCTTAATTAAAGACCCAAACATCATTATTTTCGACGATTCATTGTCTGCTTTGGACACTGAAACCGAGCAGAATATCTTAGAAAATATAGAATCAAAAATTCACAACGCTACGTCCATAATTATCACACACAGAGAGTCTAGCGCTCAGAGAGCAGATAAAATTATTAATCTTACTGAAATTACCAATTCTTTAACCGCTTAGCCATTTCATTCGGAATTGTTAAATAAATCATAAAAAAAATTTTGTGATTAAAAGAAAACTTTTATATTTGTTCTTAACAAGATTAAAAAATATCTAACAATGAGTGAATACAAGGAACGCCATGAAAATGAAATTTTCACGAAGGTGTTAAAAGCAGGAAGAAGAACTTATTTCTTTGATGTGCGCGAGACGAAAGCAGGAGATTATTATCTTACGATTACCGAAAGCAAAAAGAACTTCGGAGAGAATGGAGAGGCTACATTCGAGAAACACAAAATTTATCTTTACAAAGAGGATTTTAAAAGTTTTCAGGAGATGTTTAATGAATCCACAGATTTCATCATTAACGAAAAAGGTGAGGATGTAATATCAGAAAAGCATGACAAAGACTTCAAAAGCAAATCTTATACAATAGATTCTGACGACGAGGTTTAAGCCAAAACAATATCTTAAAAACACAAGCATCTGAAAAAAGATGCTTTTTTTATGTTTATATTTTAATAAATCTTATTGATTTTCTTGATTTTATTGCATAAAAAAAAACACATTCTCAATGAAGAAAATGTGTTTAAATGTGGGTGAATGAGGGGTCTCGAACCCCCGACCTCCGGAACCACAATCCGGCGCTCTAACCAACTGAGCTACAATCACCGTTTTGGTGGTGCAAATATAAGAAAGATTTTTTAATTACAAAATAATTCCATCAAAATTTTTCAACGCAATCAGCTTCTCAGTCGTAAATCCCTCAGCATAAGTAACTCCCGATAACCTTCCTAAGTCTTGTGCACGGTACGTTAAACTCTCGTAGAAGTCTTTTGATGTAATCGGAGTCTCAGGTTCCTTAGAAGTTGGATCATAAAACTGAGTTTTGAATGCCATACACGCTTCGATCTTCTTATCGAGATGCTCAGAAATGTCAATAACAAATTCCGGTTTGATATTTTTCCACTGAATATAATTGAAAATATGCTTTGGTCTCCATACCTCTTGATTTTCTCCGTCCTCTGAAGTTTCAATTTTTCTTAAGCCAGATAAAAAGCACGCATCCGATACTAATTTCGCTCCTTTTGCGTGATCTGGATGTCTATCATCAATCGCGTTCGCTAAAACGATTTCTGGCCTGTATTTGCGAATCATTTTTACGATCTTTAATTGATATTCTTCAGAATTCACAAGAAAGCCATCTTTCATTCCTAAATTCTCTCTCGCAGAAACTCCCAAAATCTTTGCAGAATTTCCGGCCTCTATTCTTCTTGTTTCATCTGTACCTCTGGTTCCCATTTCGCCTTTCGTTAAATCAACGATAACGCATGTTTTTCCTTCTGAAATTAATTTGGCAATTGTTCCGCCGCAACCTAACTCAACATCATCAGGATGTGCTCCAAAAGCAAGTATGTCTATTTTCATTTATTCTTTTTAATTTTAATTTGTAAGATGAAACGTTCAATTACTATGCTCGTGTTATCGAATTTTTAACCAAGCCGTTTCATACTTTCAAATATAAGATTTAAAATAAAAACTTCCCAAACATTACGAATGGGAAGTTTTAATATCTATAATTTAAATTTTAAATTACTTGTTGATCTCTCCGTTTAGCTTTACAGCATCTTGGTATGTTGGATCTAACTGTAAAGATTTTGCAACATAATCTTTTGCTTTCGCAAGATCAGAATCTTTATTCATATAAGCTACTGCAAAATAAGCATAAGCCAATGTTTGCTTGTTAGCCTCCATATCAGCAGGTTTTACCGTTGAAATAAATTTCTCATAAGCAATTTTTGCAGCATCATTATTACCAGCTTGTTGGTAAGAATATCCTTGACTGTAATATGCGGGAGCCCAATCAGGAAGAAGAGTGCTCATTTTCTGCCATGTAAGGATTGCTCCATTCCAGTTTTTAGCATCTTGGTAAGCTGTCGCCAACTTAAACAATGAATCTGTATCCTGAGCATTAGCAGCTACTTTTTGCTTTAATCCTTCGATAGTCGGGTTTGTTGGCCCAGTATCAGCAGAACCTTGTGATACAGCACCACCTCCAGCGATCTTAGCAAGCTCCATATCCCACTTCAATGTTTCGTCTTTTGCACCTTTAGCAATTGCTACTTTTTGTTGAGCCTCAGTCATTAAAGCTGTTTTCTTAGCAGCATCTTTTTCGTCTTTAGCCAAGCCAGCAGCAATCAGACCTTGTAAACCTTGGTCAGCAGGCTGTACTCTAGACTTTTCAGCCTGAGAAACGAAACTATCCATGCTTTGTTTAGCTTCAGCATATTTTCCGTCAGCATATAATTGATATGCTCTTAATTTGAATTTGATTGGATCATCAACTTTGTCAAAAATCTTATCTAAGATCATTTTAGAGTTTGCATAATCTTCATTAGTGAAATAAAGTTTAGCAATTTCTAATTGTGTATACGGATCTTCATCAGCATACTTTGTATAGTTGATCAAATCCTGAGTTGCTTTCGCATTCTCCTGATATTTAATATCATAAGCAGCTAAAGCTTTGTAAGCAGGTGCATAAGTAGCATCTGTAGCAATTGCTTTATCTATATTTGTTTTAGCTTGTTGCCATTGTTGTGCAGCCATCCATAAAGTACCCATTCTTGTATAAACAGACGCTTTATTTTTAGCAACAGGTAAAGCCTTATCATAAGCTGTCATTGCATCACCAGGGATTCTTTTTAATCTGTAAGCATCTCCTAATGTATAGTAATAATGTGCAGGAACTTCTTTTTTAGCAGCTCTTTCAATTGCTTTATTCAAAAACTGAATAGCAAGATCCGGAGAGTTATTTTTCTCAAATAATGTTAAAGCTTCAGCAGCTCTGAACAATACTTCTGCATCTTTTTCTCTAGAATCAGTTACAATTTTCTGGATTTCAGCAATTGCATTTTTATCACCCTTTCCTAGTTTCACAGCAGCCAAACCAATTTTATTAAGGTAGCTTTTGCTATCTGCTGCAAGACCTTTATTAAAACTTTCCGTTGCTTTTGCAAAATCAGGTTCACCTTGTCTTAAAAATGTATTTCCTAAGTAGAAATAATTTTCAGCAGTAGGTGTTTTAGCAATCATGTCAGTGAAATTAGTTTTTGCTTGAGCAAATTTATCACTGTCAATACTGTTAATACCATCTTGTACTGTTTGCGCAGAGGCAAAGTTGGCAAAAAATACCACGGCTGCCCCAAAAGCAATCTTCTTTACATTCATAATCATTATATCTTTCATTTTAATATATTCTAAACTGAATTAATTCATTACACAATTTTCAGACCAAAATAGTATAATTATTTTGAGGAAAAGGTTAATTTAATATTTTTTAACGCATTTGAACCTCTCTTTTGTAAATATTGTAGGGTTGTAATCCTTCCTTTTCTACGATCATTTGACCAAGTTGAGTACAAGAATATCTTATAAATCCGTTTGCTATGTTAAAATTCCCTTCGTTTGTTAAAAAGTATAAAACTCTTGTAAAAGGATATTTCATTTCGCGTAATCCGGCAGAATCCGCAGAATATAATTTTCCATTATTTTCAACAGGGAGAACTTTTATCAACTCTCGTAATTTTTCAGAAGTTTTATCATAGGGTCTACTGAAAGTATTAAGACCTATAACTCCTATTTTATTGGGATATTTATTTAATTCTTCAATAATATTCTGACTTCCGGGAATTACGGAGAACTTTAAATCTTTTGGTTGTTTTTTAAGTTTTTGTGCCACGAAATTCAAATTACTTGAATTTGTTCCGTCGAAAATAAAGTCTTTGTTATCAGATTGAAGTCCATTTCTAATTTCATCCATCGAAATACTTGTCTTTGGAGAGTTTATTGGAACAACAAAAACTACTGCATCAGCAGCAAATTTCGCAGGTAATATTTTCATATCCACTTGTTCTTCAAAAGCTTTAACTTCTTCAGGAGAAAGTTCTTTAGACATTACAGCAATTCTTGCTTTGCCCTGTAAGAGATCAAGAAAGCCTAAATCTTCTTTTCTTGTAACCACTTTAATTTTTGTTTCGGGATAATTAATCATATATCCGTCAGCTAAAGCTTCGGTAACGCTTTTAAAAGATTCGTCCGTAAGAATCGTAAGGTCTCCCTTGTGATAAGACGGAGATTTATCTTCTTTTTTACAGCCTACAATAATAACACTAAAAACAAATAGCATTATAAGTTTAATACTATTCTTCATTTCCAGCATCTTTAATTTTTGAAACAGCTCTATATATTCTGAATATCCCGTAAAGGATAAGAAGCCCACCCATTGCATAAGCAACCGCCGGCTCCAAAGTTGTGAAAAAGAATTTGTAGTAAATAACTACAACTCCTAGCACTATATAAAATAATCCTGTAATCAGGGATAACCAATTGAACATCATAAAACAAAAATACCAAAAAAAATAAAAAGAGAAGCTATTGCTTCTCTTTTTTAATTATTATTTAAAGATAAATTATCCTTCAAAATTCATTGTTAAAGGTAATCTGAATCTGTAACGTACAGATTGACCATTAATTTTAGCAGGACTCCATTTATTCTTAATAGACTTAATCGTTCTTACAGCTTCAGAATTGAAGTCTGAATTTCCTCCATTAGCCTTTACGTCAGTAATACTTCCATCTCTTTCTACTACGAAAGTAATTTCAGTTTTTACTGTACCTTCATCACCATTCATCGCAGAACCATCAAAGCTATCTCCTACTTTCTTTCTGAAAGAGTTGATACCTCCTGGGAATTCCGCAGTTTGCTCTACCTCAGTATATACTTGAGTATCGCTCACCTGAGGCTTCACTTCAGCTGTTGAAGTTCTTGTACCTGTAGATGGTGGTGGTGGAGGTGGAGTATAAGCCGGAGCTTTTACACCTTCCTGATTATTTAGACCAGTTGTCGTTTCTAATTGCTTAGAAATTGGTGGCGGTGGAGTTTCAATTTTTGGAGCTCTTACCGGTTCTGGTACAACGTTCTGAATAACCTCAATCTTTTCCTCTTCTTTTGGTGGAGGTGGTGGAGGTGGTTCTTCTTCTTTTGGCTGCTCTATAATTTTATCTTCCTGAAGAATCTCAACCAAATCTGCCTTAACTTCTTGTTTAGGTGGTTCAGTAAGTCTCTTAATTGTAAGATAAATAAACGGAGACAAAGCCGCAACTAGGAATAATGCCGTTCCAACAATAAAAGATTTTGTTAGAAGTCTTGGATACTGATGTCTAAGATCATAGGCACCATACGCCTTGTTTCTATTTTCAAATACAATCTCGTCTAAAGTAAGATTCTGACTGTATACATTTTCATCTGCCATAGATTTACAATTTTATGGTTAAATTACTTTGTAGCTGGTGCAGCCGCAGCTCCATTATTTCCTACTTTTCTGTCATAAATAGCCTTTTCCCAAGGTTTAAGATCAGTAACACCGTACTGCTCACTTTTGGTAATAGCCATTTCGTCAAGAATATCTACAAAGTTTTTATATACAGCATCGTCAGTAGGCTTGATAATAACAGTAAATTTTGTTTTATCTGCTGCATTTGCTTTTGCTTGCTCAATTACTTTTCTAATCCCTTCTCTATCAAAAGAAGTCTCGTTAAGATTTTGATCAGTTAAAGATGTGTTATCTTGCTGATGCCAAAAAATCTTATTACCCTTACCCAATAATAAAGAAATTGAATTAGAAAGTTTAATTTCTGTTGGAGGTGGTTTTTGTTGCTCATCTTTCGGTTTTGCCGGAAGACCCAAATCCATTACATTCGGTTTAGAGAATGTGGTTGTGAACATAAAGAAGGTGATCAATAGAAAACCCAAGTCCACCATAGGAGTCATATCTACCCTGGTATTCTGCTTCTTGGAACGTACCTTGCCGCCTTTGCCGCCTTTTTCCTGTACTTGTACTTCTGCCATTTCTAATGATTATTATTGTTTACCTTCTTGTGATGTAATCAACCAGAATTTAAGAAAATCAATATCTCTTAAACCTTCAAATAGGCTTTTAACTTTAGGATACTCAGTTGTAACGTCTCCTTTGATTGCTAATTTGTAATCAGGATTTACGCTTAAACTTTGTTGTACCCAGTCTACTAACTGCTTATTTGTACTGTCCATAGGAATCCCAGTAGGACTCTTGAAACTCTTCTGTTCCTCATCTGACAAATCAAGATAGCTTTTAAGTTGGTTCATAGGAACCCCAATCGCTTGTACTTTTTGAAATGCAGCTTTTTCGTTGTTGTCAAATGCAATACCATACTTTTGACCCATTTTATCTAAAAGCTGTAGTCTCTCTGATGCGTTCTCTACCGGTTGGAAATAAAATTTCCCGTCCGGCGTAGCGTTGATGGTCATCAAACTTGCATCAGGAAGTAACTTCTCTGATATTGAAGATGGCGGTTTAATCTGCTCCACGTCAGGTTTTTTAAACTGAGTGGTCAATATAAAGAATGTAAGTAGTAGGAAGGCAACGTCACACATTGCCGTCATATCCGTCACTACTCCATGTCTTTTTGGTTTGACTCTCGCCATTGTTTTGAATTATTTTTAATTAAACTTCTGTTATTGTATGCAAATTCCTTGCTAAAGATTCAATTCTTAGTTGAACTCAGCGAAAGACTGCTGGATACTCATTGCGATCTCGTCGATCTTGTAAGTTAATCCGTCAATTCTAGATGTAAAATAATTGTAAAGGATAATAGCGATAGCTGAAGTACCAATACCTAAAGCTGTGTTGATCAATGCTTCAGAGATACCTGTAGAAAGTGCAGCTGCATCTGGAGTACCACCACCAGAACCTAATGCGAAGAATGCTTTAATCATCCCGATTACTGTTCCTAATAGTGCGATCAAAGTTGCAACAGTACCTAAAGTAGAAAGAATCATCATGTTCTTCTCTAACATTGGCATCTCAAGAGTAGTAGCCTCTTCAATAGCTTTGTTAAGAGCTACCATTTTCTGCTCCTTGTTTAATGTAGTGTCATGAGAAAGAGCTTTGTAAGTAGTAAGACCTTCTTTCACTACGTTACCTACAGATCCTTCTTGTCTGTCACACTCTTCTAAAGCTTCATCAATTTTGTTTTGATTAAGTAGGCTTCTTACTTGTACTACGAAATTGTCTAAGTTTCCTTTTCCAGAAGCTTTACCAAGTACGAAATACCTTTCAAAAGAGAAAACGATTACAGTGATCATGAAAGTAATCAAGATTGGTACGATAACCCCTCCTTTGTAGATAATACCTAAAAACGACTCTGGGTGAATGTCTTTTCCTTCAACACTTGAGAAAGCTACAGAACCACCACCTAGTTTATCTGCGTCTTTAAAATTTCCTGGGCTCCCAAGAACGAATAAATAGATACAAACTCCTATAACGAATAAAATAGGAATAATAACAGCTGGGTTTAAACCTCCTGCTTTTCTAGCAACTAATTGCTCATCATTTTTTGAAACATTCATTTCCATATTTAACTAAATTATATTGTTTTAAAATTTTACAGTTTGTAAATTAAAGGCAAAATTAA encodes:
- the yajC gene encoding preprotein translocase subunit YajC, which codes for MSILTIFLQAAPAGGSSPMMLIMMGVMFVGFYFLMIRPQQAKQKKEKTFQENLKVGTRVVLTSGLHGRIAQVQDDGFVIETLSGKLKFEKAAVSREFTETRFGEKAVKTTDKPVEKKEIETENK
- a CDS encoding ABC transporter ATP-binding protein, which produces MKALKTLNPYFWKHKILLFWGSLFIITSNFFNIYKVQFVGKSVDELTKNGNYGFNKQILIYVAIIVGCSLLTGFFTFMMRQTIIVASRRIEYELKNKIYRHYQELSLTDYKQTTIGDLMNRLSEDVVAVRMYLGPGVMYVVNLIILLIITSIYMLKTDVSMTLWTLLPLPILSFAIFKVSSIINKKSKIMQKSQSAISTFVQDSFSGIRVVKFFAKENYIKKNYSVKVTDYQDKALDLAKTEAYFFTIILFVIGLLNVAIILIGGQKYIDGQLSIGKIADFFMYINTLIFPFSMVGWVTSVNQRAEASMQRINEFLDKKSEVINTNFENYPIKGDIEFRNVSYVYPNTGIKALDNLSFKIDAGQSLAIMGKTGSGKSTIALLLCRLIDPTEGEILIDGKNLKDHNLDNYRNFIGYIPQESYLFSDSIESNIGFAIDNPSHDKVVEYAKIADVDKNIIDFKDQYKTLVGERGVMLSGGQKQRICIARALIKDPNIIIFDDSLSALDTETEQNILENIESKIHNATSIIITHRESSAQRADKIINLTEITNSLTA
- a CDS encoding transcription antitermination protein NusB, translating into MLGRRQIREKVVESVYSYYQNPIKFDVLEKNMFSGIEKIYYLYIYELNFLVALKDLAEHQIEIGKNKYIKTDANTNPNQKFISNQVLIKIEENPERLFFTGQHKQLKWDLHDDLLVRTFQRITAGKRYQDFMKEDGYSFEEDQKFIGKLFLRYIAENEDFHEYLGDKELTWYDDIHIANSMVQKTIGFLKEDEESRTLIKMVKDDEDRDFAGKLLRDTLNNWESNEKKLGERLENWDLDRVSLMDKVILTTAISELDNFAFTPSRVIINEYIEIAKVFATDRSNIFINGILDKYCKDQNRI
- a CDS encoding PstS family phosphate ABC transporter substrate-binding protein — protein: MKNSIKLIMLFVFSVIIVGCKKEDKSPSYHKGDLTILTDESFKSVTEALADGYMINYPETKIKVVTRKEDLGFLDLLQGKARIAVMSKELSPEEVKAFEEQVDMKILPAKFAADAVVFVVPINSPKTSISMDEIRNGLQSDNKDFIFDGTNSSNLNFVAQKLKKQPKDLKFSVIPGSQNIIEELNKYPNKIGVIGLNTFSRPYDKTSEKLRELIKVLPVENNGKLYSADSAGLREMKYPFTRVLYFLTNEGNFNIANGFIRYSCTQLGQMIVEKEGLQPYNIYKREVQMR
- a CDS encoding C4-dicarboxylate ABC transporter, giving the protein MMFNWLSLITGLFYIVLGVVVIYYKFFFTTLEPAVAYAMGGLLILYGIFRIYRAVSKIKDAGNEE
- a CDS encoding DUF1573 domain-containing protein, whose amino-acid sequence is MKKTLSIIALSIIGFGLVSCKKESKEVQGSDAVAVDSSAANNLPPTDSSAVHVQEGAATATPAVAGTPAPSNQPLTTIALSENSFDFGKIKKGDKVEHVYEITNTGKNPLVISEVKPGCGCTVPDFTKEPIMPGKKGKITLHFDSSSFDGNVSKYADVFANVDKAPIKLTFTANIQP
- a CDS encoding DUF3276 family protein encodes the protein MSEYKERHENEIFTKVLKAGRRTYFFDVRETKAGDYYLTITESKKNFGENGEATFEKHKIYLYKEDFKSFQEMFNESTDFIINEKGEDVISEKHDKDFKSKSYTIDSDDEV
- a CDS encoding energy transducer TonB, which encodes MADENVYSQNLTLDEIVFENRNKAYGAYDLRHQYPRLLTKSFIVGTALFLVAALSPFIYLTIKRLTEPPKQEVKADLVEILQEDKIIEQPKEEEPPPPPPPKEEEKIEVIQNVVPEPVRAPKIETPPPPISKQLETTTGLNNQEGVKAPAYTPPPPPPSTGTRTSTAEVKPQVSDTQVYTEVEQTAEFPGGINSFRKKVGDSFDGSAMNGDEGTVKTEITFVVERDGSITDVKANGGNSDFNSEAVRTIKSIKNKWSPAKINGQSVRYRFRLPLTMNFEG
- the bshB1 gene encoding bacillithiol biosynthesis deacetylase BshB1; translated protein: MKIDILAFGAHPDDVELGCGGTIAKLISEGKTCVIVDLTKGEMGTRGTDETRRIEAGNSAKILGVSARENLGMKDGFLVNSEEYQLKIVKMIRKYRPEIVLANAIDDRHPDHAKGAKLVSDACFLSGLRKIETSEDGENQEVWRPKHIFNYIQWKNIKPEFVIDISEHLDKKIEACMAFKTQFYDPTSKEPETPITSKDFYESLTYRAQDLGRLSGVTYAEGFTTEKLIALKNFDGIIL
- a CDS encoding SDR family NAD(P)-dependent oxidoreductase, translating into MNQNTNKTVLILGANSDVAKQSILQYLSKGCTIIAASRNTKSLENFIVSNNLDQSKITVLYFDAADFDSHQKFYDELPIKPHIAVYAAGFLVDNDKALKDFKGTQQMMITNYMGAVSILNIIAMDESNKNLERIIGLSSLSGVRGRKSNFVYGSTKAAFTTYLAGLRQELASRNIKVNALVIGYIRTKINEGLQLNESLIMEPDYVAKHIVNAGNSFTIVPNFKWKLIYLILKVLPENLVAKLP
- a CDS encoding tetratricopeptide repeat protein — its product is MKDIMIMNVKKIAFGAAVVFFANFASAQTVQDGINSIDSDKFAQAKTNFTDMIAKTPTAENYFYLGNTFLRQGEPDFAKATESFNKGLAADSKSYLNKIGLAAVKLGKGDKNAIAEIQKIVTDSREKDAEVLFRAAEALTLFEKNNSPDLAIQFLNKAIERAAKKEVPAHYYYTLGDAYRLKRIPGDAMTAYDKALPVAKNKASVYTRMGTLWMAAQQWQQAKTNIDKAIATDATYAPAYKALAAYDIKYQENAKATQDLINYTKYADEDPYTQLEIAKLYFTNEDYANSKMILDKIFDKVDDPIKFKLRAYQLYADGKYAEAKQSMDSFVSQAEKSRVQPADQGLQGLIAAGLAKDEKDAAKKTALMTEAQQKVAIAKGAKDETLKWDMELAKIAGGGAVSQGSADTGPTNPTIEGLKQKVAANAQDTDSLFKLATAYQDAKNWNGAILTWQKMSTLLPDWAPAYYSQGYSYQQAGNNDAAKIAYEKFISTVKPADMEANKQTLAYAYFAVAYMNKDSDLAKAKDYVAKSLQLDPTYQDAVKLNGEINK
- a CDS encoding ExbD/TolR family protein, which codes for MAEVQVQEKGGKGGKVRSKKQNTRVDMTPMVDLGFLLITFFMFTTTFSKPNVMDLGLPAKPKDEQQKPPPTEIKLSNSISLLLGKGNKIFWHQQDNTSLTDQNLNETSFDREGIRKVIEQAKANAADKTKFTVIIKPTDDAVYKNFVDILDEMAITKSEQYGVTDLKPWEKAIYDRKVGNNGAAAAPATK